GGGACATGGGATAATGGCGGACAGGGATATTATATCTACCGCAATTTAATTGATGGAATGACCGTTTTTTACGGAGAAGATGGTGATTCTTCCGGTATAACCAACGCGGTTTCCAATATCGACCGGAACACGATTGTTCATGCGCCGCAGGGGATTACCGGCGATACCTTTAACGACGCGACCGCCGAAGTAACGAACAATATTATTTCCTATGCCGCCGCGCTTGACGGGACAGTCGAAGGCTATGGCATTTATAATCCCTACAGCGGAGGGAAAGAGCGGTTTGATACCAATCTAATTTGGCGGAACGGGATCGATGTTTACGCCCCTAATGGAGTGAATATTTCCAATACGATCTCACTATACCCTCGTTTTGTCGAGCCGTGGAACAGTGATTACCGGCTTTATTATGATTCACCGTGTATCGGAACCGGGATCGGCGGGGTTAATATTGGAGCGTATGATGGAACTGGAGAGGCTTACTCACCATATATAGCCGAATCCTTTGTCAGTGGCGAGGGGAGTGACGCGACCGGAGACGGGCTCTCCTGGGCGACCGCCTGGCGGACGTTGAGCAAAGCGAACCGTTACACCATTTATAATATTAATATCGGCAATGGAAATTACTCCGTGGCCAATGGGGAGTGGGGGAGCAGTTTCCAGCTTGGGGTCGAGCGGTATGTGCACGGCGTGACCCCAAGCACGGAGGTGGGGAACCTCAATGGCAACCATTTGACCGGCAATTTTGTGATGCATAATTTTACGACAATTGAAGGGTTAAATATTAACGGTCAGATCAGGTCTACCGGTCTTTGGAAAACTTATATTAAAAATAATGTAGTCAATTTCTACGCTGCCTGGGAAAAGGCGATTTACGCGGGGGATAGTTCACTTGGGCCCAATACCTGTATGGTAACGATCGAAGGAAATTATGTTTCCGGGGAAGCAGTTAATCCGATGTCCTCTGTTACTTATGGAATATTTGTATCAAGACCGGTAGCTCTGAAAATTTACCGGAACGTAATTAATAATTACAATTATGATCTTTATGTCAATGGTTATAATTTTCCTTCGGGTTCTCCCGGCCTGGTAAACAGGAATACGATTGCCGGCAAAAACTCATCTTACGCCAGATATGGGTTTTATAGCACCGATTCGACCGGCGGCTTGAGTAGTATTTTGTTGTTGAAGAACAATATAATTTATGGACGGGGATATGGGACCGGGGTTTATTGGAGCGGCACTTCGGTCCTTACCCCCAGCTACAATGACGTTTATAATTGGGCGACAGATTGGAACGGGGTTTCGCCCGATATCGGCGACATCTCTGTCGAGCCCGGGTTCTGGAGCCAGGCTACGCATGATTACCACTTGTTAGATATCTCCCCAAATAGGGCGAGCGGCACGCCGGCCGGGACCGATCGGGGAGCCTACGACTGGTTTGCCGATCCGTCTCTTCCTTTGGTGACGATCGAAGCTCCCAACGGGGGAGAAGATTGGCGCGGCGGGGTCAGCTACGAAGTGGTCTTTGCCGCCAGCAACCGGGAAGGGATCCTGGCCGATTCAGCAAGAATTTATTACACGACCGGCGAGGGGACCGCCTGGATAGAAGTGGCGACCCAGGAAGCGGTTGACGCCCCTTACTCCTGGACCACTCCGCTGATCTCAACCACGGAAGTCAAGGTTAGAGTTTCTGTTCAGGCTAACGGCGACCTGCATAATACCGGTTCCGACGAATCCAATGTCACTTTTGTCATCGATGCGACCTCGCCGGAAGTAACGATTATCAGCCCGCAGAGCGGTGAAGTTGTTTCCTCGGGCGCTTCTTATGATCTCCGCTGGGTGGCGACCGAAGAATGCGGCTTCAAGGCCAATCCGATCACGCTTTATTATTCCCTCGATACCGGAGAAACCTGGACGCAAATTGCCAGCCAGGAGCCGAACGACGGCGTTTATTCGTGGCCGGTGCCGGCGACCCTTGAATCGACCAGCGGTCGGGTTAGAGTTACGGCGGAAAATCGGGTCGGTTTGATCGGCGCGGCGATGACCGGTAATATTTTCTTCGGCTATGTTGATAACATTCCGCCGCTGGTGACCGTTGAAGCGCCGGCCAGCGGGGAAGTCTATCGCGGCGGCTCGGTCCAGACTATTTCCTTCGAAGCGACCGACGTTGCCGGGATCGGTCCGAATTCTCTGAAAATCTGGTATTCGATCGACAGCGGCTTGACCTATCCGAACCTGATCACCTCTGACGCGGCGGTCGTCTCTCCGTTCAGTTGGACGACCCCGGCCGATCTTTCAACGACTGAAGTTCGGGTCAAAGTAACGGTATCCGATAATTCCCTTTACCATAATTTAGGAACGGGAGAGTCCGGCGTCTTTGCGATCGATTCCGGCACCCCGGAGGTTTCGATCATCAATCCGAACGGCGGCGAGACCTTGTCAGCCGGGACTACTTATGAGATCACCTGGGCGGCGACCGATGAGGTCGGTTTCGGCGCCGGTCCCATCACCTTGCGTTATTCTCTCGATACCGGTGAGAGCTGGACCCTGATCGCCAGTCAGGAACCGAATGACAGTAGTTATATCTGGACGGTCCCTTCGGTCAACAGCGCCGGTTCCCGGGTCAGCGTTGAGGCGGTCGACCAGGTTGGTTATGTCGGTACGGCGATGAGCGCCGACGACTTTACCATTACTTACTCCGCTCCCGTCTCGCCGGAAGTCGATCACATTACCCTGTTTGACCGGGTGACCGGCGGCTTGAGTACGAATCAGCTGACGGTCTCTCTGGAAGCGTTCGGGGTCAGCGGCGAGCCGACTGCAATGAGCATTGCGCAAGACGCCGGCTTTACGGAGAACTCGACCGGCTGGACCACTTTCCTGGCGACGACCGAATATACCTTTACGGCCGGCGACGGCCTGCGGACCGCTTACTATAAAGTCAGGAACCTGACCTCGGATGAAAGCCAGGTTGTCAGCGATACCATTCTGGTCGACACCGTCTCGCCGACGGTCGGCAGTATCCTCCTGAAAGATCGGGTAACCGGCAGTACCGTTCTGACCAATCAATTGACCGTAACTTTGGAAGCGTTAAGCATCAGCGCCGACGCGGTCTCGATGCGGATCGCGCAAGACGCCGGCTTCACGGAGAACTCGACCGGCTGGACCACTCTCCTGGCGACGACCGAATATACCCTTACGGACGGTGACGGCCTACGGACCGCTTACTACCAGGTCCGCGATCTGGTCTCGAACGAAAGCAATATCGTTAATGATACGATCCTGGTCGACACCGCCTCACCGACGGTCGGCAGTATCCTCCTGAAAGATCGGGTAACCGGCAGTTTGTCTTATTCCAACGAACTGACGATTAGTCTCGAAGCGTTAAGCATCAGCGCCGACGCGGTCTCGATGCGGATCGCGCAAGACGCCGGCTTTACGGAGAATTCGACCGGCTGGACCACTCTCCTGGCGACGACCGAATACACTTTGACCGCGGGCGAGGGGCAAAGAACGGTTTACTACCAGGTCCGCGATCTGGTCTCGAACGAAAGCAATATCGTTAATGACGCGATCCTGGTCGACACCGCCTCGCCGACGGTTGGCAGTATCCTCCTGAAAGACCGAGTGACCGGCAGTACCGTTCTGACTAATCAATTGACCATAACTTTGGAAGCGTTAAGCATCAGCGCCGACGCGGTCTCGATGCGGATCGCGCAAGACGCCGGCTTCACGGAGAATTCGACCGGCTGGACCACTCTCCTGGCGACGACCGAATATACCTTTACGGCCGGTGACGGCCTGCGGACCGCTTACTACCAGGTCCGCGACGCCGCTTCGAATGAAAGCAACGTTGTTAATGACGCGATCCTGGTCGATACCGCTTCGCCGGCGGTCGGCAGTATCCTCCTGAAAGATCGGGTAACCGGCAGTTTGTCTTATTCCAACGAACTGACGATTAGTCTCGAAGCGTTAAGCATCAGCGCCGACGCGGTCTCGATGCGGATCGCGCAAGACGCCGGCTTTACGGAGAATTCGACCGGCTGGACCACTCTCCTGGCGACGACCGAATACACTTTGACCGCGGGCGAGGGGCAAAGAACGGTTTACTTTAAGGTCCGCGATATTTCTTCCAACGAAAGCAATGTGGTCAGCGACGGCATAACAATCGATACCGTTTCACCGGAAGTCGATCATATTACTTTGTTTGATCGGGTGACCGGCAGTTCGCTGTATTCCTCGGCTTCCCTGATTTCTCTGGAAGCGTTCGGGGTGAGCGCCGACGCGGTTTCGATGCGGATCGCCCGCGACGCCGGATTTACTCAAGGGGAGACCGGCTGGATTGCTTATAATTCAAGGTACGAATTTACTCTGGCTGACGGCGAGGGGACCCGCGAGGCTTACTACCTTGTCCGCGACGCCGCCTCCAACGAAAGCCTGGCGGCAAGCGCCCAAATCGTGGTTAATTTCGGCCCGGCCGCGCCAACGGTCCTGCTTAAAGATCGGTTGAGCGGCAGTACTGTTTATAGTAAAGACGCGACCATCACTTTGGAGGTGGCGGCGGCGCCTGATATTGTTCAGATGAGGGCCGCCGGCAACAATCTTTTTGACGGCAGCGGCAATGATACCGGCTGGATAACTTATGAAGCGTCGCGGCTTTACACGCTGACGGACGGTGACGGCATCAGGCTCGTCTATGTTAAGGTTCGGGACGTCGCCTCCAATGAATCGCCGACCGGTAGCGACGGTATTATTCTTGATACGGCCGGTCCGACCGCGCCTAACCTGGTGACTCCGGCGAATAACGCCTACGTCAATAATAATCTAACGACCCTGATCTGGAACGCGGCGATCGACGCGACCAGCGGGATCGCCAATTATGAAATGACGATCGACGGCTCGATCGTCGCTACCTTGGGGGCGGCGACTTCTTACGCCGTAACCGGGGCGCTGTCCGATGCCGCTCACAGTTGGAGGATCAGAGCGCGCGATAATGCCGGCAATTGGAGCGCGAACTCTTCGACCTGGACCTTCACCGTCGATACCAGTTTGCCGGCGGTCTCGGTTATAGCGCCGTCGGCTGGAGCATTGGTCTCCGGCACCGCTTATGCCATTCAATACTCGGCGGCCGATAGCGTCGGTTTTGGGCCGACCCCCATTACGATCTCATTGTCGCTTAATGGGGGGGCGACCTGGTCGGTTATAGCCGCGGGGTTAGCCAACAGCGGGACTTATGACTGGGCCTTGCCGTCGAGTTACTCGACCGATTCAATGATTAAACTGGAGGCGGTCGATCTGGCGGGGAATAGCGGATCGGGAACCAGCGGGACCTTTACGCTCGGTCGGGTAGAGGAGCCGAATCCGGTCGCCTTTGTTAAGATGGACGGTCAGTTGCCGCAGTTGTGGGTGTCGATCGCCGGGGTAACGTTGGAGAGCGGGGATTACATCAGTAAGCGGCCGAAGTTTGAAGTGACAATGGTGGATAACGTGGCGATCGATAAGAACTATTATGAAGTTGTGCTCGACGGGACGGAGATGGTGATGAAAGCCGATTTGGTAACGTCTTACATGGTCAAGATGTCCGGGGACGCGCCCGAAGAGCTGGCCGATGAATCGGTCAAGACCCACACCCTTTATGTGGAAGGAAGAGATATGTCGAACAATCTCGTTTCTAAGACGATCGATAATCTGCGGGTCGCGACCAGCGGCTCGGTCGGGGTCCTTGGCGGTAAACTGTCCGTCTTTCCGATGCCGTTTTCTTCTTCCGTCGATAAAGAATTCGGCGTGGCTTATAACCTGACCAAAGACGCCCAGGTCTCGATCTACCTGATCAGCGGGGGCGGTCACCAGGTCATTACCCGGCTCTATTTGCCGGGGACCAACGGCGGCAAAGCCGGCTTTAACCAGGTCAAGATCGAAGCGGTCCGCGACGATACCGGGAGCCGGCTGGCGAACGGGATCTATGTCATCAGAGTGATTGGCGATTATAATCCGATCGGCAAAGCTTACCTGGTCATTTATAATTAAATTGGTGGAATCTTCGGCCTTGATAGGTTATTATTAAAAACAAATTGAAGGGAGCGGCAAATGAGATCAATTAGGGCCTTTTTCGGCGTTGTCGCCGTTGTATTGCTGTTTTCTTCGGTTGTCGCGGCGCAAATCGCCGTTTCCAACGACCCGACCTATATCGGCGTCGGCGCCCGGACCTTGGGGATGGGGAAAGCTTATGCTGGCGTGGCCGATGATCTGCTCGGTATTTTCAGCAATCCCGCGTCTTTAGCCTATCTCTCCAACTGGCAGTTGACCACGATGGCCGGTAAGTTTATTAATGAATACGATTATTTGAATTTCGGCGGCGCTTATCCGACTAATTATGGAACGTTCGGTCTCGGTTTGGTCAGCAGTAGCATCGGTTTTACCGGTCCGGGCGTCACGACCGAGGTCCAGGACGGGGTGCGTTACGTTCCGTCGTCTTCAGAAGGGACCAGCTTCTCTTACAGCACTAAAACCTTGCTCTTGTCGTGGGGAGCGCCGCTCAAAGGGTTCATGAACTGGAGGGTTTTGGATAACCTTGCCGCCGGGGCGACGCTGAAGTTTTATTTTGCCAATATAACCGGGCCCGGGATCACCGGCGGTAATGCCGGCGGCAACGAAATTGATTTGGCGCTCCATTATGTGCCTAATAATGTTTTTAAGGCCGGGATGGTGCTGCAAAACGCCCTCCCTTTTTCAATGGGGGGTAAAATGAAATGGGACAGCGGAGCGGAAGAATCGTTTCCCGCGCTTCTCAAGACCGGCTTCAGCTTCAGGGTTCTCGGGGCAAAAGGCTGGCGCCGGCTCGGCGATCATGAGCTGTCCTACAATTTCGATTATGATTATTATCCGACCAATTATAGTCTGCCCAGTCTTTTCCACCAAGGGGTGGAATGGTCGCCGATCGATTTCCTCGATCTGCGGGCCGGCATCGATCAGGATTACGTCGGCCGGAACAACGGGGCCGATATTGAGTTTACCAACAACCTGACCTTGGGTGTCGGCTTGTATTACGGCAACTATCGATTCGATTACGCGTTTCACCAGTATAACCAGGTTTCCGCCAATGATACCCATTATTTTTCGATCACTTATGGAGTGAGTCGCGGGAAACCGTCGGCCGAGGCGGTCGCGATCAAAAACTTTTCGATCATTCCGACCGATAAAAGTGTTCTCTATACCCAGGAAGCGGTGGTTGCCGGCGAAGTTCTGAATTGGCTGATCCGTCGGGTGACGGTGAACAGCCGGGAAGTCGCGGTTGGAGACGACGGCAAATTCCAACTTAACCTTTCCTTGCGGCCGGGCAAGAACACCGTCCGGGTTGCCGGGTATGACGCCAAGGACCGGCTGATCGGGAGCGAGCGAATCCGCTTATTGAGCATGAAGAGCTTTGACGACGTTCCCGCCAATTACTGGGCGATTTTTCCGATCGCTTATTTAGCGATGGAAAACGTTCTAACCGGTTATCCCGACGGTACCTTTAGGCCGGAAGGGAATATCACCCGGGCGGAAATGGCGACGATGCTGGTCAAAACCATGTCCCCGCTGGGAGAACAGCAGACGGCGCAGCGAAAAAAGATCCAGGAGCTGATCATTGCCGGGGTTATTGAACCGACCGATTTCAGTCCGGAAAAAGGGCTTTCCCGCGGCGATCTCGCCAAATGGCTGGTCAAAGCGAACGATCTTTCTTTCCCGTCGGTCGAGCAGGATGTCGCGCCCGATGTCAAAAAAGACAATAGGTTTGCGCCTTATGTCCGAGCGGTCGTTGACGCTGGGCTGATGGTGCCGTTTTTTTCCGATGGATCTTTCCATCCGGAAATGGCGATCACTATGGATGAGGAAAAAGCGCTGATCGCCAAAGCGACCGGAGAAAAAGCCGCCGCGCCCGGCCGGCAGCCCTTTGCCGATGTGCCGCTGGACCACTGGGCGGTCATGTTTATCGACCAAGGGGCTCAAGACGGGTTGATCAAAGGGTATCCCGACAAAACCTTCCGGCCGCGGGGGAATATTACCAGGGCCGAGGGGGTCTCGGTCCTTTCCCGCTTTGCCAAACTGGGCGAGCCGCGCTTGCTGGAACTGCCGTTCTCCGACCTGCCGGGGCGTCATTGGGCGATCAAAGAGGTCAGCGCCGCGAAAGAAGCGGGGATCTTAAGTTACCTTGAGGGGTTTAGATTCGAGCCGAACAAGCAGCTGACCCGCGCCGAAGTGGCTGAAATGGTCACCAAAACCGGCTACTTTGCCGATAAAGTCCGCCTTCTTCTTGACTGGAACACCGGTTATTAATAAGTTATAATAAAACTCATGAAGATCAAGAGAACCATTAACTGCGGGGAAGTACGGGCCGAAAGGGAGGGGGAGAAGGTAGGTCTCTGCGGCTGGGTCCATCGCCGCCGCGATCACGGCGGCCTGATCTTTATCGACCTGCGCGATCGCTCCGGCCTGATCCAGATAGTTTTTAACGAAGAGAATAAGGCTTTGCAT
This window of the Candidatus Margulisiibacteriota bacterium genome carries:
- a CDS encoding S-layer homology domain-containing protein; the protein is MRSIRAFFGVVAVVLLFSSVVAAQIAVSNDPTYIGVGARTLGMGKAYAGVADDLLGIFSNPASLAYLSNWQLTTMAGKFINEYDYLNFGGAYPTNYGTFGLGLVSSSIGFTGPGVTTEVQDGVRYVPSSSEGTSFSYSTKTLLLSWGAPLKGFMNWRVLDNLAAGATLKFYFANITGPGITGGNAGGNEIDLALHYVPNNVFKAGMVLQNALPFSMGGKMKWDSGAEESFPALLKTGFSFRVLGAKGWRRLGDHELSYNFDYDYYPTNYSLPSLFHQGVEWSPIDFLDLRAGIDQDYVGRNNGADIEFTNNLTLGVGLYYGNYRFDYAFHQYNQVSANDTHYFSITYGVSRGKPSAEAVAIKNFSIIPTDKSVLYTQEAVVAGEVLNWLIRRVTVNSREVAVGDDGKFQLNLSLRPGKNTVRVAGYDAKDRLIGSERIRLLSMKSFDDVPANYWAIFPIAYLAMENVLTGYPDGTFRPEGNITRAEMATMLVKTMSPLGEQQTAQRKKIQELIIAGVIEPTDFSPEKGLSRGDLAKWLVKANDLSFPSVEQDVAPDVKKDNRFAPYVRAVVDAGLMVPFFSDGSFHPEMAITMDEEKALIAKATGEKAAAPGRQPFADVPLDHWAVMFIDQGAQDGLIKGYPDKTFRPRGNITRAEGVSVLSRFAKLGEPRLLELPFSDLPGRHWAIKEVSAAKEAGILSYLEGFRFEPNKQLTRAEVAEMVTKTGYFADKVRLLLDWNTGY